The following proteins come from a genomic window of Malus sylvestris chromosome 4, drMalSylv7.2, whole genome shotgun sequence:
- the LOC126619103 gene encoding uncharacterized protein LOC126619103, with product MEAATLQRKKLRSFRRSTATTKLDFIDGLLDDLVVFVLCKLSPSPSSPSDLINVLITGGRASQMVDLVPLPVPATFSPSSPSKPQKNKKALLKKDGHGRQGKPDGKSGRPRAEVAQ from the exons ATGGAGGCGGCGACGCTGCAAAGAAAAAAGCTTAGAAGCTTCCGCCGATCAACCGCCACCACGAAGTTAGATTTCATCGACGGCCTGCTCGACGATCTCGTTGTCTTCGTCCTCTGCAAGCTCAGCCCCTCCCCTTCCTCGCCGTCCGATCTCATCAACGTCCTCATCAC ggGCGGCAGGGCAAGCCAGATGGTAGACTTGGTCCCCCTCCCCGTGCCAGCCACATTTTCTCCCTCGTCGCCGTCGAAGccccagaaaaataaaaaagctctGCTTAAAAAAGATGGACATGGGAGGCAGGGCAAGCCAGATGGTAAATCTGGTCGACCTCGAGCAGAAGTGGCTCAATGA